The Zingiber officinale cultivar Zhangliang chromosome 2A, Zo_v1.1, whole genome shotgun sequence genomic sequence taatttattttctaaaaatatcaaTAACTCCCGTGTCGTGTAATTTAAATAGAAGTTTAGTTAATCAtacaatttataaaattatatttctaaaatatctaatcattttcatatcatctaataattttttatagattCGAAGGCATATTTATGAAACGGTGAATATGACACTGTCGAATTACCACAATATTAAGGGCGAACTTGGTATGCATGATTAGAATGAAATTAAAATTGCTTCACTACCCTGGATTCCTTACATTAAAAAGTGAGATCCCAGAACTATGGTGCAAAGATGAGATATTCTAATTATCAtctagatatttacaatttgagCTCCAactataataaatttataaaaaaaattcctccAAATAAGACACAATTAAAAAATGCTAGACTCCTGAACTACCCGCTACTagcgcttcctgatttatctGATGACTGATGAAAATTTCCGTAGAATCAGACTAATGATCCCAAACTTAACGTTACCCAgcttgattaattttttattttttactttaaagAGTGAGACTGAGCAATGATAGAACATTAAATTATCAtccagatatttacaatttgatcCTATACTACaacatatttataaaaaaaatttctctaaataGAACAGACAATCACATAATACTGAACTTTCATACCGCCTATCATAATACTTTCATATTTATCTTGCtggtcaattaaaaaaaaaaactaaaccggACGTTCCAGATTTCAATTTAATGCTATCTgatttatcaatttttttcttaCTTTAAAGAGGGAGTAAATTTCTCCACCTcaattaaatattataaaatattttttaaaaaaaaataaaggtgaAATAGCTTGCTCCAAGGTAGCTTCGATTTTATTTGAGCTGATTAGGTTAAATCAAGTTCATAGGAGTTGCAATAAATGTAATAACTTACAATAAAGAGGAAATCAAGTCAGTCCCAAATAGTTCTCTCTATCACGTCTTCTCCTTCATCCCCTTTTCAGATATGTTTGAATCTTCTCTTGAAGATCCCTAGTAATTATCACGTGGGACTAATCCTTGGAGATCCTAACAAACTATAAGTTCAACAATGAACTTTTGTAATCATAAAAAGTTTAACATAAAAAACAAAAACCGTGATTTACAAGCAATTATAAAGTTAGATACGTAAACAAGTGAGTACCTCTATAGTAGATTCTACTGACAGACAATAATCAAGATATGTTTTCAGGTTCAGGTTGTTGGCCTTCCTCGAACTCAGAATCATAATGCTCACCACTCCATAGTTTGGCTTGCCTACGATGGTCCATGTCTCCTTCAGCCTATATTATGATAGTTTGAAGGTaataaacatttcttttaaatgaaaattatagGAAACTCCGCATCCCAGTAAATTTGTTTACAGAAAGGATTCACCTCTTCAGGCACTCCCGTCTCAGGCACCCTTGACTGGAATTGTACACTTGGAGCATGTTCAATTTTTGAAAGATAATCCATCAACATAATTCTGCAAATGGAAATGTAATTGTCAGTAAAAAACGTAAGGCATAGATAAGGAAACAAAAATAAGTTTGACTCTGGCAGCTGTTTCAGAGTGTTCTTGATGATGATTCAGTTTTGGAGATTCTCCTTTTTGCAAGGCAAATCATACATGTTGTGTTCCATATAAGGAGAACTTGATTgttgtaataaaaataaaaacaattaaaCGAGTCTGCTCACTAGAGCTTCAAATTAACTTGCAATGGGGTCAAAGGAAGCTAAGATCAAGTGGGGAAGCTCTTCAGACCATTTGCCAAAGTGTTCCATGCCTGACCAAATTGCTAAAATGTACTACTAAAAGTACTGAATCATTAGTTGAAAGAATTTAATACATTCCAAGTCAGTATGAATAGGTATTTATAGACTTCATAGTAGCATAAATTGGCCGCCTGGTGTCAATTGTCAAGGACGCTTCAACCCCTTGTCCTCTTGCTTATGCTAGGCTGATAGCATTGCTATTATATTAGACACCTTAAATCCATGTGTAGATTCCCAGATTGCCTGAGTACTGTTGAACCAAACCTGACACTTGTGATACTGACCCTAGGCCCACATAAAAGCAAGACATTCTTATGCCTGTATCAATTGTCCTCTTCATTGTGTTTTTAGAAGACTTAAAAAATCCATATAATTGAATGATTCTCTCTTTGATCAAGTATTTCCAACTAACCAATTACTTTTTGACAAAAAATTGTTTTACCTTGCTATTGTCACGGCCTTATCTCCACATTCTCTGCATAAATttgattttttagaatttaacTCAATACTTCCTTTTTTTTCCCAGAGATTAGCACCAATTTCTCTTGGTTTTTTATCTTTAGCTTGCATCCTTTTTGTATATCTTGTTTCTTCACTTTAGTCCCCATGGTCTCCTAGTTGATACCCAGCTCCGTCCTAACCCTTGTGTCTAGGGTAGAGTTCCTGAGACTTCCACTAGAAATTCATCAACTATATTCAATCCTAGTAGAGTGTCAGTTAAATGCTCCTAGTTAAGATGACAGGGCTGAGCCTTTTTTACATCCATCTACATTGTATATTTATAACACCGATGCTATCACATTCTACAACCAAGTGCCTAACTCTCTCCTTTTAAGCTAGTTCaaagatatcacatattctgGGATCAGTCTCTAACACTGTTAAGTTAGTTCAAAGATATAAAAAAGACTCAGCTCGTTACAATTGTACTCAATTCTTAAGACCTTCTATAGATAGTTTATAGATTTGCAATCAACCACTGAAGCTCACAAATAAAGCAATGAACTCTTTCGATTACACATTTTCCTTTATTATTTTAGTTCTTTTGTAAAATATTAGATTTGAAGCAATGTGCACGACACCTTGATTGTCAATGGACAACTTCATCAGCTTAATTGGAGATAATGCAACTCAGTCATCAATTATTTGAGCTAGAAAAGCTCACGCGTGGCAGGAGCTGTTGCATTATATTCCACCTCTACACTTGCACGACCGACATAGTTTACTTTTTTTCTTTCATCGGTATCATATATCTTGCCAAGGGAAAAGAATAATTTGATGCAAATTACGTATCCATGGCAGAACTTGCCTAATTGAACTTGTATACCCTAAAATTTAGAGATGGCCATGGTCACGATAGAAGGCATTTTCCTAGAGCATTTATCACACTCATAGTAAATGAGAAGAGTCAAATTTACCAAACCACATCAAAAGATTGCTTGGAGGTTACTCCATGTGCCACTTCTGCAAGATCACCATAAAGAAAATCATTCTTAACATCCAATGAGTAAAACAGCTATTGAAATATTGTTGTTGAAGTCATTATATTGTTGTTAGACCAATTCTAACCTCTTGATGAACCTCTCTTCAACCTTGAACTTAAATTTGCATTCGCTGTCTTTGTCTTCTACTTCCACAGCTAGGATATTTAGAACTTCCCTGATCTCTAAGAATGGGGTAGACTAATATATCCTCAATGAATTGTGGTAGAATACTCAAAACACTTCCAGATCAGCTCATGTCACTCCCACCACAAGTCGAGCCATGGAATTCATCATCTGATAGTAAGAAGATTACAAACTCCCTTACAGTCTCCTCCCCTACAGGATTATCAAGAATCACATTATGGCCTGAGGGCAAGTTTACTACCACGAACTTCCTTAGAGTTTGAAAATGTGTCTCCTCCCCTACAGTCCGTATGTAACATAATGGTTCTAAAGGTTCAAACTCCACTCCTTGAAACCCAACTAATATTAAACTCATTATATTCAAGTTGACTCTAGTGGAGCACATCTTGTGGAATGTGCTGTGACATAACATGACAAGGGTCTGGTCAAACTAGCATCCTTCAAACTAATAATTCGCCATCCGAGCTTTGATTATCAAAGCATCCTCATGGTTTAGCACAACACTAACCACCTTTGCCTCCTAAGAACAGGAAGTTTAGGCAAAATGTCCAGTTCATAAAAAAGAGGTGGTTTGAGGAAGTCTCCCATCCCCTCCGTCATCAGAGACCTTCCAGTGATCAACTAGTCTTGTGGAATCATACATCATCGATACTGGATAATTTCTAGGTAGTTCTCCCCTCAGCTATTTTCTGATGGTTAATGCTAGACAGTTTTATAAGAAGCACACCATCCATTGATGCACGCTAGTGAACTCATTGTCACATCTTCCTGAATACCTGAAGGTCTTCAATGGATTCTTATATAAAGAATGCAAAAAATGGCTTCCGAATTGACTTAATGTTGTCATGGGTATGGTAGGATGGGAATCTTACACTTGGCAGCCAGCAGTAACAAATCTTTTGTTAAATTTTAATAAGGGCTCGCTTGTTTCCTACCTAAAGGTCATCAAGTTGCCAACGTCCTTTCACCCTATTCTCCTAACAAAGTAGACTTCCAAACTAAAACAATTGTTCTTTTTATAATATTAGGAAAAGAGCTTGATAACCAACACTATTCAAAAAGACAAACTAAGACCATAGTTGAACTCCATCCACTCCTAAGAGCATATATGGCCTTTGACAGGCAATACGGTCACCAATAGTTTtggtttaaaattatttaacGACCTTAACAAAGTACATTAGAACTCTCCATAATCCTAGTAATACATCAGATTTTGGTTTGGCTATATAGGAAAGATAGGACCATGACTTCATTTAGGCACAAAACCACATTGTTCAAAAACACAAACAATAGGTCTCCCCACTACCAGAAGCATAAATCAAGTTTTAGATGAACAAAATGAACAATATAGGATCATCAAGTAGTCATGTGCTATGATCAATTTGAGTTGCCATCATTACAAGTCCCTATCCAACATTTTGGAATTTGCAAAAAATGGCATCTTGTTGAATCTCTAGAAAGGATTTTGTAACttaggtttcttctccacctgcACCAACTCAGACCTTCTCTGTCAACATCTCCCtagttaaaaacaattttctctctcattatactttttcATTAACTCTGCTTCAGAATCTGTGCCTCTTGCTTCCTTagctcctttcttcttctccttttagtCCCTTGCTATCACCAAAGCATCCTTGAAGTAGTTTATCATTGTTGTCTCTCCTAGATGATCTACTGTTGCAGCATTATGGAATCCCACACCAGTTTAGATATAGTAACTCACTCAGATCGGTTAGCATTAATGCTAGTCCTGAGGCAAATAATTGTCTTATCATCAAAGGTAACATGCAAACCTAGCTCCGTCCAGTAATACATCCCATAGGGGAACAAATTCTTACGTATTTATACTGGGAACTTCCTCATTAATCTGACTAGTGAATCTCCATGCTCAGCTTCAATCCCACAGATAACACTAAACTTTTATGGTCAAAATATAACcacagttacatggatctgctcAAATAAGCTTAGGATGGGTTTACAACAGAATATAAGACAAAGGAAGTTAAGATCAAGCTGAGTATCAAGTGGGGGAATACCCAGAAGTCTCCAAAAGATTATTCACGGAAGTGACACTCGCCTTGCTGAACTGTCATAAATCATAATATCCTCCAGAAGCTAAgtcaaataaaaaaagaaatgtcATTGGATCATTGCTTGACGAATAATCTTTCCTCGCTAATGGGGTAAGTAttcataaaatttataattacttAAATTAGTCGAGTGATGTTAATTATCAGAGACACATGTCAACCTCATCCTCCAGCTTATGCTATTATTCTCAATCAGTTATGTGCCTAAACTCCTCATGTCTCCAATCAGCCTGAGCAGTTCGTGTTGAGTGACATTATTGTTGAGTGAAACCTGGTGATTGTTGATGTTGACTTTAAGACCATACTATGCCCTACGATCATCTGATATAAGCAAGATATTTTGAGTGCATTATTAATCAAGCACACAGATATAATACATACAACTGTTTCTACACCAATTATAAAGAAAGACTATTTTGTAGATATGAGGGATCTGTCTCCTTATCCATCACACCTACAATGATGGATTCAATTTGTTAACTATGAATTCTACAAGTCATCTTTCAATATTTTTGTACCATCTTACGTATTTTCCTCATTTGTCAACTGGTGACACTTAGGAATGACAATTTTCTCTAAACCCAATAGAGGATCCGATATCAGACCTGCATAGAAGAGGGTATAGAGGGATAATTTTAGATCCGATTAAATAATCAGATAATCGGGTATGAAGGCCAGTCTAGTAGAATCATAGTCATACCCGACAATACCGATtatattaaagaatttttttttcctgaAATCCACTAATTATTTTTGTTGGTGTTTAATATGTTTTATTGAATGTAATTAAATCTGTGTTTattgaattatattttttgaatatgatgttaatTCTAATATGCTTTTGTTAAATAATGGTAATTGGAtggaatgaaaaaaattattagtataaaGAATATCTTATCCTTTGATAAATATGTGTATGGATATCCGAACCTTCGATGGGTATGGAGATGAAAGTTGAAAACCCAATGGGGATGGGGATGGAGATGGGGATAGGGATGGAGATGGATATAATAAATGGGGATGGGGACGGAGCATATGAAATCCCACTCAAACCCGatccattgtcatccctagtgACACTACACTTACTAGATTGCAAAAAAtgatttcatttttaaatttcagCATTCCTAAAAGAGTATAGCCTTCACCACATTCTACACAAACATTTTTTGTATGTAACTAAAAAATTCAAATAGGTATATAGAGAATAGCAAACAACGACTTGATTTGATTGGTATATTACTTCTGCAAGTTGAAGTTTCAGATGCAGTAATAGCAGACACTTACCTAATGTTTTCCAGTTCTTTTGAAGAGTTTTTGTTCTCCATGCTTTTTGGTTGAATATGAAGATTATAGTCAGGACCAAAATACTCGTAATATTCATTATAAGGCAATTTATTGTCTGGTTCCACTCCAATTGCAACTGCTGTCTGCAACAAGTTACATTGTGCATCAATAAACAGCTTGTTGCCAGTAGATTCTAGTGAATCAAAACATATACAAAACACAACCTCATAGCACCAACAGCGAGCAACATTGCGCATGGTATACCCACCACCACCTAAAACCATCATAGGCACATTGAAGGATCTTAGATATCGTAGGCAATCTGCATGGCCTTTCACAGACAAGTTGAAACAACCTAGTCTGTCCCCTGCCAATGAATCAGCACCACATTGAAGAACCACTGCGTCAGGTTGATAAACCTCCATAACCTTTTGGATGACAGGTCTAAAAAGTGCCCGGAAGCTATCATCATCCATCCCATCATTTAGAGGAACATTTAGAGCATAGTACTTTCCTTGcccaaacccaacatcctttATATGGCCAGTTCCAGGAAAGAAATCCCCATATTTGTGGAATGACACAGTCATGACTCTGTCAGTTGTGAAAAAAGCCTCTTCAACACCATCTCCATGATGGATATCAATGTCCACATAAAGTACACGCTGTCAACTGAACAAGTTAGCCATACTACACAGCTTTACAAAGACAGACTGCATACAGTCATGTTGATCAAAAGATATACAAGAATCATTTTTGTTTCTATTgtataaatattaaatacataaCAAACAAGCACAGATCCAAAAATTGATTTATGATTCATGTCCCACTAATAGCTTCCAAGAAATAGACACACAAGAAACAATGAGCCAAGCAGCTATCTATATTGGAACTTATCGGGGCAATCATGCTCTTTTGATCGGGattgatcatggttttgatggtTTAGGCAAAGATTATAAGTTAAAGATCATTGTGGATCTAATGTGTATGAAGTCATACAAACTTGATGCAGATACATGGTCACTTGACACAACCAATGCGTTGATGGTTTGATGGCTCAAAGGTCCATAGAGTTCAGAGAAGGATGGCGTAAAAATCTGAGTGACTAAAGGACAAGAAGCATCAGAGAAATGATAAGTTGAGAAGGTTTGGTAAGATTCCAAGGGAGTTGAGAATGTGAAACTTGTACACATAGGCGAGGGTAGACCACTTAAATAGAATGGACTGGACTTTAGAAATGATCGTAGTCAAAgtgctagtcgactggtacattgtCACTGTCAATTTGCTAATGAGTTAACTAAGGGACGTTCAAAGAAGAACATCTCTTATGTCCAATTGACCATACAGTTGACTAGTGTCCTGCTAATGTAAACCATGATCCGAAAACTAGACAATGCTAAAGCCACAAAGTGTCATTAACTAAATAGATTTGACAACAACTGTCAAACTCAATGTAAGCAATCTACTAATGTGCAAGTGACCGTTAGAGTTGACTCTGGCTTAGCCATTAGTCAATTGATGACACTAATCAATCGACAGAGAAGTTGTTTCCCTAAGGTTGGATTGAAGTTAGGAGTTAAAGTCATTAAAAGACCCTAGCTATTCACATACTTGTGTTAAAGCTAAACTTGAGTGCTTTATTTTGTGCTCTTATATTCTTGTGTACTTAACTCTCATTCATTGTAAGAAGTGTTCCGGTAAGAGCATCCACAATGAATGCATGTTATAACacccaccatctcatcaaaaagcATAGGGTCCACTGCCACATAttcattataacaacatatcaCTTTTACCCATATTCCTTTTAACGTTAATACTCATTATTCATAGGTCCCACAGTCCActcaatcattttaaaattatatcatattaaataaatacattttaaatatgttt encodes the following:
- the LOC122041961 gene encoding histone deacetylase 6-like — protein: MASPSAAASGDGASLPSASCWDGRRRRVSYFYEPTIGDYYYGQGHPMKPHRIRMAHNLVVHYALHRLMEISRPFPASAADIVRFHSEEYVDFLASVSPATAALVSAQGQLAYDSASASASARQLKRFNVGEDCPVFEGLFEFCQASAGGSIGAAVKINRGDADIAINWAGGLHHAKKCEASGFCYVNDIVLGILELLKYHRRVLYVDIDIHHGDGVEEAFFTTDRVMTVSFHKYGDFFPGTGHIKDVGFGQGKYYALNVPLNDGMDDDSFRALFRPVIQKVMEVYQPDAVVLQCGADSLAGDRLGCFNLSVKGHADCLRYLRSFNVPMMVLGGGGYTMRNVARCWCYETAVAIGVEPDNKLPYNEYYEYFGPDYNLHIQPKSMENKNSSKELENIRIMLMDYLSKIEHAPSVQFQSRVPETGVPEEAEGDMDHRRQAKLWSGEHYDSEFEEGQQPEPENIS